The genome window TAAGGCGCTTCTGTTTATGCAAACAGCATTGAGCAACACTCCGTTTATTGGTCTCGCATAAGACGCGCACCCATGCATACCTGTCACCAGCTGGTACATACATAACATTGTGACAGATTATCTCATGcacattctgttttactttcccagaagaagacgaggaggaggaggaggaggaggatgatgatgatgatgatgaagaagaggatgatgatgatgacgacgaggaggaagaggaggagattgACGTGGTTACAGTAGAAAAGAGGCGTTCCACAATCAGCAAAGCGTCAGCTGTGGCCTCCAGAAGTCAAGACCAGAGGGGCGCCGCCTCGGGGTCCGGCGCGGCGGGTCGCTTCGTCAGTCGAGCGCCCCAGGAGCTCATCCTGAAGAGGAGCTCGGTGCACCAGCATCAACACAACTACGCCGCACCCTCGCCGTACACGTCAGACGACGACCCGGCGCCGCCTCCGAAGAAGCAGAGGACGTCTGACGCCCCCCGACCCCCGACCAGAACcgcctcctcgtcctcgtcgtGCGGCTCCGTCGCGTCGGGCCCGCGCAGCAAGCGCAGCTACAGCGGGGACAGCAGCCCGAGGGGCGGCTCCGACTCGGAGGACAGCGAGCGCCGGCGCAACCACAACATCTTGGAGCGTCAGCGCCGCAACGACCTGCGCTCCAGCTTCCTGACGCTGCGCGACCACGTGCCCGAGCTGGCGCACAACGAGAAGGCGGCCAAGGTGCTGATCCTGAAGAAGGCCACAGAGTACGTGAGCTCCCTGGACAGGGAGGAACGGCGGCTCCAACAGGAGAAGGTCAGGCTGCAGGCCCGTCGGCAGCAACTGATGCGCCGACTGGAGCAGGCGAGGACTCGCTGACGCGTCGCCGCCcaaaacactcacacacgtTCCCGGGACGACGCCCGGCCGCCACCACCTCTACCGAAAACCTCCTCATCAACCCAGTCTGTATGGGTAAACATTGAGTTGGCCTATACACCTATTAAGCACAGACACACAGGCCCGCATGTACAAAAACATCTCGGAGGACGACTCGTCACACACTAACGTGAGGGAGAGGGGCCGATGCTTACTGGAGGGATCTTCGGACTTTCACTGCCGCcactttttttgcacatttgttgACATTAAGAATGTTTAGGATTTACTTTTTCAGTCCAGTCACATTGAGGAACGATAAAGAATGAGGAAATAAGAGGCTTTTTTTATATCATGTTTTGGTATTAATTTGTattataagcattttttttttctgtactcaCTGTGACACCAGCCTGGAATTCAGTGGGATTCCTACCGGGACCGGTGTTGGAGGGCACTTTGCTCCGAGCGCTCGACTTAACTTAGAATTCGTGCACACCTCTAACTTTGCCTTCACCACTGCAAAAGCGGACAAATTTATaagaaatagaaaaacaaagacTATATAGACACAAGCGATGATGCCACTACAGGTTTTCTTTCTCCCCTCACTCCTCGATCACACTGGTGCGCCAGCCAAGTAAATGGATGTATACCTGTGCACCTTCCTAGCCGACActtttgtatatacagtggatacagacctgtgttcaaatgccaggtttttgtaatagaaaaaaaaaaaaaaaaaaaaaacgagatcAAGATAAACCTTTGCATAACCTTTTCCATCattattgtgacctataacctgtgcaatgcaatgaaaaaaaccgagatgtgtttgcacaagtgtgcacaccctttaaactgggaatgtggctgtgttcaggatTAAACAATCccatttaaactcatgttaagtaggggtcagcacacacctgccaccatttgaagtgcctctgattaactccaaataaagttgagctgttctagcaggcttttcaggacatttttgtagtcatgtCTGCAGAGAGCATGCGCAGCGTTGGAgggaaatcatttaagttatcaGTCACAAGAAGGGTCCAAAAGAATTGcaaaggcattaaatataccatgaaAGACCACAACATTACCAAGAACTAAACATCTCTCCAAAATAGATGAAAAGACTGGTCAGGCTGataaaatgtagcaaaaacGCTTGAACTCTCCAAATGTGGGAAACCAtgttatggtcagatgaaaccaaggtttcACTTTTAGCCATGATTTCCAAAGGTCTGTCTGGCACAAACATGACACTGCTTAACACCGTTTTTCTTCAGTTGCAACTGGAGCCTTAGACATGATGGAGAGTTTCATGAATCGATCTAAATGCCAGACAGTGATGGAACAAAACCTTGAGGCTTCTGCTAGTAAGCTGTAGCTGAAGAGGAACTtcatctttcagcatgacaatgacgCAAACTACACATCCAAATCAACAAAAGAATGGCTTCACTGGAAGAAGCAGGTGTTGAAATGGCCCACCCAGAGTCCAGATCTGAATTCGATCAAACATCTGAAGAGGGCCATCCTTGCCCAGGAGATGCCCTCGCAATCTGACAGATTTGGAAGGTTTTTGACAAGGAGAATGGGCATATTTTGCCACATTAATAGACTCCTTCCTAAAAAGAAGGAGTAAGGAGGCTGAGGTGCTCCAACAATGTGTTAGTTTGAGGGTGTGCATATTTATGCAACCAGGTTAttgtacagattttttttcccctgcttaAAAgatcccccctcccccaattgAGTTGTGCATGTTATAGTTTACATTAAttttggaaaaggttttgaaatgatttaacgTAGTCTGATTTCTTTCCATCACAAAAATCTTGCATTGGAACATGGgtgcatagatttttttttattttttttttttttttttacatccaccGTCAAAAACAGTGTACAGACAAAAATACACTCAGATCTGCCTtgttttgtaaaacattttgtccttggttttttatataaatatatacatgtcAGGAAGCTGCCAATAATAACTAGACTGGAAGTTTATATACCTTTAAAAAGTACTGTAAAGGCCTCCATTTTTGAGAGTCATGAACTTTGTAATATAACGATATATTGCTTTTATTcctccctctttttttctttgtataatTTTACTAATTCTACAGACCTTTGACGCTTTTTAGTGTGAACCTGATACATACTAAATTTGATACTTATATTTTCGTATGAAAATGAGTTCTCGGTAGATATCACTTATCTTTTTTCATCTTCAATCTCAAACTTTTGTACAGCAAATGTGTTCTATCCACATgtactttttattctttttttccctccctctcttttgtttatatttgtaacTATCGGGTGCATAGAATTGGGTATATGGATATGAgatgttttcccccccccccctcccgatttttaaaatgtacatttattagtGCTGCAACTCATAGCACTTTGAAATACCtcattttgacaaataaataGACATCATTAAACCGACATCTTGGCTGTTGCGACTCTTTTACCTACCACTTTCCCCTCGTCACACACCTccctgtatttattttgactaTTTCCCTATTTGTTGTCTTGCTCATCCTGACAAAGAAATCAAGAGTTCTTGATGCTCTTCCCCTGTATCCGCTCAAAGCCACCTACACACACTTCAAGTGcgttgaaacacacacacacacacacgctcacttCGTACATTGTTCGGGCTGTCGCCATGGAAACTAGAGCAGCTGCTGAGTGGCAGACACAGAGAGTGAGtcttttatttgtgtatttctgcctgtgtgcatgaatgcaaatgtgtgtgtctaCCTATTGTACAACACCCCCGCCGATCGCCGCCACCTCCTGGTCTGTGTGTGGCCCCCGGGTGCCAGATACCCTCGACCTTGCTCGCCGGCGGCCACAATGCCAGGACAAGCCTGGATACTGTTTACCAACATCAGCCACATGGCTCTGGCCTcctcccctcttcctcctccctcctcccctcGCCGCCTCCATTGCCGGGCTTGAGCCCAAATATGTGCCAATCAGGGGCCGGGCCGGGCGTTCTCTGGAGATGGCTGAAAGAGAAATCTGTTGCCACGGTCTGAGTCGCCATTCAGCGGGACAGGGTGCTCGCATAAGGGCGAAGAGAAAAGGAGTCGAAGCGAGGAGGGAATtaaaagccataaaaaaaacacacacatcaccGATGACTTTGATTAATCCTTTTTAGCGAAGAAAGCAAGGGGACGGCCTGAGAGGGTGACTTTCTCCTTCCTGTTCAAACAATATTAGCTGACTCTTTAAGTCCACATTCAGCCACAGGCTCCAAGGCATCCAGAGGTATGCTCAGGACGTAAGACGCAACTTGAAGAAGGATGACTTTGTTTTGGACTTGAGACAGCTCCAGACTGAACCTCTCCGCGGGGGAGTGCAACTGGTGGATTACGTAACAGGGGTCTGGTGTCTGCATGTGTGCGGACGCTACAGGAGTCTGGTGTCTTTTCAAAGTGTGTGCGCCTTCTCTCGCGGGAGACCTCCCCTCCACGTCTCCTCCTCCCTCGCCATCTGCCTGATGGCTTATCCTACTAGGTTACCGGATGAAAACAAATTCATGGACAATAACATCCCCGGAAAAATAAAGGGTGAATAAAAATGGCGCTTTTCCACAATAATTGTGACATAAACATCTGTGGTGAAACGTATGGGGTCACCAACAGGGAGTAACAATGGAAGAAATGTTTGAGTTTCAGCGACTTTATAACAACTTCCACTGGTGTTTTGATGGGTATGAGGGAGTGTGACATCATCACTAGTTATTTCGCATCAATCTACAGGCTTTCTGGATTACATCTGGAGGTAACAAATGGTGTCAGAAGCGGGATTATCATGGATGCGTAGCCTGTTGGGCTGGTCATCTGTGGCGTGCCCACTTGGAATGACCCCTGGGACCCCAAAAATGGGCGaatcacaaaaaaagttcaTGGTCAGAGTAGAGGTTTTGAACATTGGGTGGTGTCAGAAGTGGCTTGGTTGGTTGGGAGAAGAATCCTTGGGACGGGTGACCACTGCGTGACTCATCACAAAATTCTGGTTTGTTTGCCCAACAGAACACACTCAGTCCGATATACAGGCTGGTTGTCTTTTCTACCTGATTCACCACCACCAAGTGTTTGAAGAGCAGCTGTACTCCAATAAGTTCGCAAAACACCTTTGGTAATCTTTAAAAGGTCATCAGCTCGGGAGCACCAATCGAGGGTGTTCCATTCAATCTTTTAACCTCAGCACATCTCATAAGTCTGCTCACACACAGCCTTCGTCTTTCCCTCCAAACGCACACACTATGCGTCGTCTGAAACAAGGCTTATTTCGCAGAGTTAAACAAACATATGGCAATGGCTTTTCCCTGATTAACACCCCTTATCCTGCCTGTACTGAGTGGCTGGTTGGCTGGTTAGACAGTCGAcagatacacacgcacacacgcgcccGCGCACGCAAGCCCACTTCTTAATGGGCTTACAAATCTCTTGACTGGCGTACATTAAAGCTGTACGGAAGATAAGgcggtgtgtttttgttttgtttcctcacATCCGATGACGAGGCTTGAGACAACACCTCTATTGTCCTGTTGGACACCCGATCTGTATTCAACATGTTAACCTCCCCATATGGAGCAAACAATGGCTGCTGTATGTGGGTACACaagtgcgtgtgtctgtgtgtgcgtaatGTGCCCAACCTCTGCACAAAGGCATGCCCGTCACCCATTGCCAAGAGCCCTGCGACGTTGTATGTGTGAGAGGAGGGGGTGTCACCATCTGTTGAGGGGTCCAGTGTGGTCGCAGGTGCTCAGAGACTCTGCGTGTGTGAGGGGCATTTGCGGGAGGGTAGAAAACATGGATGTGTGTGGGCAGGGGATGAGGGGTCAGTTCTTCAAGGGAGTCCTGTGCCAAAGCAGCATAACATGGAGTCGTTGACAAAGAGACGCAAGCTTACAgtaattgcagagcacatatagtgGACAGGGAAGGGGTGGTGGGcctacgagaaaaaaaaaaaaaagaggagagcgagagagagaggcctGAGTGTTTGATCAAAGTTTACCAAGTCTGAGGACATTTGCATACAGATGGTACTGTAGCacgcccctcccccccacccacccccccaaccccagCATACCTTTCCCTCGCCTTATTtgtctttctctgtctctctttccCTTGCAGACAAATGTCATAGGCTTGCATTGAAGAATCCATGAATAGCCTTTCAAGAGTGTGCTCCGAGGAAGAAAACGGCCTTGGACGCACAACACAGCGCCTGGAAAAAGAGAAAGCCCGACCGGAGGGAGCGCGGGGCAGGAAGGGGAGAAGACGGGGagagatataaaaaaaaaaaaaaaaaagtggtgatGATTAGGACGGGATTAGTGAAGGGAGAGAAGAGCGTCAATGGGAAGAAAGAGGCGGGAAAAGCCACTGTGAAGTGctaattataaaaacaaattcacCCAGCACAGTTTACCTACGCATATCTATGCTAATGCACGTCCATTCACCAGCAGCCCTGACTCAGCCTGTACTGATTGTGAACGACATTGCTGCGTCTATCTTTAAGCCCCTCTTATGGAGGATATGTCTCTTTGAAGCCTTTGTCTCATGCAACTGGCCCGCTGAGCCAAATGTCCCGACGACGCGTCTGTCAGCGCCTCAAACTCAAAATGCGAGATGTCGTCCGACAACTGCCGAGCCCGAACTCGGCGTCGGCCGCAGGACACTGCCGAAGGCACGAAAGGATGATTAACCAATCATTGGTTTACAGTGTTAAATGTCACCTCAATCGCCACGCCGCACTGCTTCCCATTCGAAACTCTCTCCGTTGTATTATCGTTTCATTTTTAAGGCGAAAACAGTTGTTAGTAAAGTTGTTCGGTGATAAGTGAGAAGACAGATGCGGTGATAAACCACAACAAAGTGGCTATTACCACCATGAAATGTCaaaggaaggatggaaagaTTTTGCTCTTGGTAAAGCCACAAAATCGAGGTTTTATCAAAATACAACGGAAGCAACGAGAATAGCTTTTAAATTACACCTAGGAGTACAACGCCTGCTGAGACCGGATGGTTCCGTGGACCTCATTGTGAATAGTTGGTGATCATGCTTCTCTGGAACATTACGTGGCAGACATTAGGATATTAGCAggcaaacacaaaataaaatatttgaccaGACGCAATGAAAAACTCCACCTCTTATGAGATTCCAAAATGCAAaatccccatttttttttttttttaattcactacATGTAGGCTCTTCGGATTATCCAGAGTAAATTAGTTACATTGTTTTCTAAATATAAGCAGgtattacatacatacatacatacatacatatataagtGCAAAAACCACAATGATATGGAACAATCAATAATcatttgtttccaaatgatGCCACAAACAGATGGTGAGTAACTTGCAAAGCATGTTCTACCATTCAGACTGTGATGCGCTGTatgctgtaaaaaaagaaaaaagaaataaaaagactTGTGCATAAAAATGATGCTAAAATAACCCATGTACCGCTATAAAATGATGGCAAATGTTTGCATATTTGTGGCACAGTGGAGCATTTTAAGCACAACATCTGCTATGATTGTAGGGTGCATGTACAGCGGTATTCACAATTGTTTTTAAGTGCATCGCAGAGGATGGTTTGCACACAGACTTTGCATGGCTGTAGTGAAAAATGTCCAGTTCCAGCATCATAGATGggtaatttaaaatttttaaattcaacCTAAGATTTCAAGAAAATATGGACCGAGATACCAGAAAGAagttttgatatgggtttatAGCCTTCATGAGATTAGTGACCATAAAAATGGAGCTGACTTTGATCTCAAAGGgatgaaaatgctcaaatttggctcgATTATGGGAACGTGCGTCCCTTGCTGAAGCAATTTGGGCCAGGAACATTTGCAGCTCTGACCGAGTAATCTGTGAAAGAAATGAACTTTTGCTTGCTTATAGTATGGCAACAAGCTGGCCCCTTGTTTGTTCCTGTCGCCTGTTACACACTATCAGCACTAAACTGTACAAAATGCTTGCTGCCTTACAAGTAAAGGGCGGCATATAAACAAAGCGTTTTCTTGTAAACATCATGATTCAGGCATCCAGGCAGCCTCATTAAGAAAGTGGTCATATCGACAGTGACACACGCTCTTCTATAAGTTAATAAGAGCACTCGTGAAGATTATCTGGTGTgcgagttttttttgtttttttttttgtggaagtgTAATAGCACtccattgtgtgtgtttatttggagTAATCACTGGCTGcttctgtatgtgtgtacatgtaTCAAGGTTGATTCATGAGTGCTGTTCCAGAGGAAACACATAACAAATGGTTTTCTGGTCCAACAAACTCAAAGCAAATGAGACTAAACTAAACCATCCGGCGCTAGATGGATGGCTGCCTTGAAAACTGTCCCACGGTGACGTAAAAACACCATGAAAGACGTGCCGAGCGTTGACAGTTCGCCTTCACCTCGGGCTTGAACAGACCTGGACTCCCCATGTGGTTCTTGATACCAATCAATGTGTTTGcggttgtattattatttattttatttttttttaaggtgggtATTTTCAGTAGGCCTTCAAGATTACAAAAAGCGGAAAAGTGTAGCGGAGAATGTATATTGTGTGTGGATCTGAACGTTGATGACAGTCTTCATTCATGCCCCCATGTGATGCACGATTGCTTTAATACTCATTTAGTTCCGCTTGTGAGTTTGATCACTAGGACAGGCCTGACCGTTGACCTGACCCTCCAAGAGATCTGATTAAAACTAAATCCACTAAAACACATCTTTGAGTGATATTTTACACACCCAAGAAGGTAGGATGAATGAACAGCGGAAGCTCTAGAGCTCAACGCAATCCTATTTGGGATGGTTGCTGACCTCTGAAATAATCTACCGAAGGATCACATTATCACCATTAATAATGTTTTGAGTAAcaatttaacattattaacaGGTGTTAACTGGGAACTGGAGAGGAACTTTAAAGCCAAATTACGCCAAAAAGtgtgctttcattttttttttttaatagtttgacTGGTTGActagattttgattttttttgctcttgcCCCCCTCCCCCGTTCAAAATTGTATTCTTTCATTTGAAACCACCGTGAAAAATCAAAATTACTTATACTGGCTATAACGGGTTCATGCGAGATCATTTATAAAATACAGATCATCTCAGTTGTTCAATTTATGATTCCGAAATAGCAGCTCATTTGCTTGTTTCATTAACACCCAAATAAAAATGAGCAGAAACATAATTAAAAGTGAGTAGAATATCTTTCTTGACTGCAGTTCATCAGTTCATTCATCCGTAGTGTGCACACCCTGATACGGTTTGCATAATGTCTGGAGCAGGAAGTATGAAGGTAGAGGCAACGGTAAGGCCTTTTTACAATGTTAACATTTGGTAACTAATTGCCCTCTATAATAGAGGGTGACGGAATTCCAtaatacacttaaaaaaaataacagttaaTAGAAACGGTCCACAAATTAAAGGGTAAACAAGCGCACTAGGGTCTTAAAGGTCCGTGAAGTTTTTGGATACAGGCTCATCGTTATGATTCAGAAAAATTGTTAATTGCCAAAATGTCCAAAGAGGAATAAATGAAAACTTGAGGGTAAAAGAGCGTATGATGAAAGGTCTGCGACCTCACTTCCCGACAGTTATCTGTCAGTTTGATGGCGGGCCGAGGACGGGCCAGGGCGGCAGAATCCTCAGCGGGCGCCTGGCTGACACATGTGGGACAGAGCCCAGTGGAAATCGGGTTAATGAATCGTAGAGCGCGGCGAGCGGCGGGGTTGCTCGCCTTTCAATACCCCCCGTCACTATCAGTTGGAGCAGCGCTCATCTGCACGCAGCCGCGACAAGGAGAGACAGGCAGGTCACTAGGTAGCAAGTGTGGaccttcccaaaaaaataaaaaataatcactggGAACACAATGTGTGTGAGTGGGACAAAGTGGATCCTCTAATGTCCCCATTTTAGGTAGACTGATTTGACTGCTTGTGTCTCTCATAGAGCCCATGATGTACAGTTGTACACTGACTttagagggtttttttttccctcccccatttaacctttatttagccaCGAAAACCTCAATGAGATTAAATATCTCTTTTACAAGCGTGTCCTGGTCAGGATAGGCAACTAACGCATAAAACAGGTTTAACAGGGCAAGCTAAAAACATTCAGACAAACGATCTCATAAAAGAAGAAGCAACAACTTTCCTGAGCATCATCTAAACACTGTATGTAATGACAAAGTTAGTAACACAATTTAACTGTGGATATCAAGTAcattttccccactgaaatgaattgaaatgcctttaatcctTGAAGGCCCTCcaaaaagcttcttttttttttttttttgctctgttgtGACTAAATATAAACAGCACTCTACTGTATTAGGCAGTaagagaatgtaaataaataaactggttGTATAAAGTGtgattactgtacatactgtagtaatTTTATGTTGGACGTTTGCCTTTAAGCGGTGTGGCCTAAGTCAGTGTGAGCGTCCGGgggtgagttgtggcctacagcagctccttgcgagtgttctcatttcgTATTGGtgttttgtcctgttcaagTACATCGTGACTGTGCCATTACAGTACCTTAGTTgcgccattttttcccccacttcacTTGAGCGGCAGTGTATCAAAAGCTCGATTGCACTTCAAATTTAGACCCGTCATgcaaaggcaaaaaaacaaccgGGTGACGACTCGTACTTGAAAAACTGGTAAGTTGTGGCACTCCTAAGTCAAGTCACGACTGAATCTGATAGTTTGTTTAATATGTATATTATGTTTAATGTCATCTTCTCCTCGAACCGCCGTATATTTATGAGTCTGTGGTCCATGACCACTCCATTACCGGCCTGTCTGCCCGCTGTCACTTGTCTGTGATGGATCAGGGTGCTGTAGACACCACCACCAGTCTTCGTTTTAATAACATTACTGCTTTTCTGCCTCACAGACTTGACACACATGCAAATGACTGCGTCTTATTAGATTGCTAAGAAACACGTCTATGTCCGCTTCACCCTTCGGTGCTGACAACATGAGATTGGGCCGAATAGGACGAGTGACCGGACCGGCCTGTGGCCTCTTCACATTCCTAATTCGCCTTTTCTAAGcggataaaatatatattagcaTGTTTAATGGCAGGCTTATGCCCATCTCTTGTGTTTGACAGCTGTTGAGTCAGACCACGCCATTGTTGCAAATATGAGTAAGTGCACACTAATCTAATCAGCAAAACCCTTGGTCAGGGATTAAGTCAGTTTTTCGGACATCcatcaaccaactcccgggattacACACAAGGTTAATTATGGATGAATTTGATTTGTGGGGACAATGGCTCGATGGTTTGGAAGAATAAGGTAATGGTGTTCGCAGGCAACAAGGTTGAACGACTCAAGAAAGGCTCAATGCTGGTTTAGATCAACTCAGGCGTGACACTGATTACTTTAATTGGTCGGAGTGGAGGGCATCATTGAATCCTATGGAAAGCCCATCCATCACACACGCTTTTGATGGCATCCACTGATGGATCCAACGCTCAACTCCCATTTTGGTTTTGACATGAaactttgtcattttattgtatgtCTCAGGAACCGACAGCATTTTCCACCGATCAACACTACATCCATGTAGGACATCAACATCACAAAAAGAGAAGTTACAATCTTGTCACTTGGGGTGGCAAGATTAAAGTAATAAGATGACCCTAAGATGACAGCTTcaaaatccactttttttctgtcGCTAATTAGCCGCCATCACCTCGGCGACATTCGAGATCACCTACTGGTACTTTAACGATCATTGGTTGACCAGCCATGACACCACTCATATTGGTTTACTTGGATGCGTCTACGATGGAGATGATTTACGAGTGTTAAAACTGTAGTGGGAGACCTGGagcaaaaatatactgtacatttcttaGTGATTTAGAAATGTGTCACACTTTTTTATGTAAGGAAATTAGGGATGGGTTTGACTAAATCCTTGCTTGAACATGGGAAAAattatcaattaattaattatatgtTTCAAAAATAGTATGTTTGTTATGTATTTGAGAATGTAAAATACTAATAATggacttctttagacagcacACTAGTTAAGACTGAATTGTCAGTTCTGCGGGTAACACACTCAATTTTGCGTCAGTTGCCTCAAGATTAatgaacaatcaattccacagaTCAACGAATCGACTAATTGATTACTGTTCCTATCCTTAATTGGAATAGTCATCTGTTGAGCTCTTTTGCCATGATTTCTACAAAAGACCTCCGCGTGGGTGCGTGTCATTTTATAAGAACGTTACTAAGAGGATTTCAATAAGTAGAActgaaacaaatttaaatagctGCAGCAACTTCAGTTGATTTGTAATGTACAAATACTGTGTCATAGAAGAGGtgaactattttgtgtgcagttcTTTTGTTGTGGTgctaagttaataaaagaggtaTTGGCTACAATTGACGTTAAAAACtcagttttactttttagtttcttaagtacatttcagtcggtactttttttttttacatttacttaagtacaggagttgaatccgTATTTGGAACTTCTACTTGCATACagaatgtgagtacttttgccacctctgccgaTTGCGTCAAACGAGTTCATTATGATGTAAAGCGATTTACATATCAAATCTAGTGAATGTAACCACCACTGAGCGAGACATCCTACCCTGTCAAAGAACATCACAGGTGGCGCTATCACCGGAAGCTAAAACAAGTTGGCGGTTAGGACAGCTGCATTAATAAGACAACGCCCACTCAAAATCCAATGGCACAACGGGAAGATTTACTACATGCGGCATCTTGCGCACACATTTCCTCTTTTGTTCCTCTGCTCTTGTCGTTTAAATCGCCAGCAGTGATTAATTTATGTCACTAGGCATATTCCCTTCTGTCTGTCGcacaaataacacacacacacacacacacacacacatacacagacacagaagggagggagggagggagggagggaaagagCGGCGGGGTATGCCATTGATGCTCTGATGCAGCTTCATCCATCACTGATAATGGCCGAAGACAGCTGTGTGTTCAGTCTCTCGCCATCACACCGCAAGCTCGAGGCAAACCAATGGACGGGAGGAGGGGTGTATTTGGTCTAACCCCACCTCCGAATCTGCAGTACTGTCCGGTAACCCTCTACTAACAAACCTCCCCAGCCCCCCTCTGCTGAAAAGACCCGCCTGGGGCCAGACCCAGATGGCATGTTGGTGCTATCTCTGCTGCGATT of Phyllopteryx taeniolatus isolate TA_2022b chromosome 18, UOR_Ptae_1.2, whole genome shotgun sequence contains these proteins:
- the mycn gene encoding N-myc protein isoform X1; amino-acid sequence: MPAVVSKNSDMEFDSLQPCFYPDEDDFYFCGPDSAPPGEDIWKKFELLPTPPLSPSRAALPGEPAAAPPEADLLGFGLGDPLDWASELLLLPEDDIWGASDDLDLFGSALDTNPNSIILQDCMWSGFSAREKLERAVTEKLGKAITSATATVTAPAPATTATAVAAAAGRRDVCVKAPEAVSRNAASECVDPAVVFPFPVNKKSGSGDSNAGLSASTTHGSAHSDSEEDEEEEEEEDDDDDDEEEDDDDDDEEEEEEIDVVTVEKRRSTISKASAVASRSQDQRGAASGSGAAGRFVSRAPQELILKRSSVHQHQHNYAAPSPYTSDDDPAPPPKKQRTSDAPRPPTRTASSSSSCGSVASGPRSKRSYSGDSSPRGGSDSEDSERRRNHNILERQRRNDLRSSFLTLRDHVPELAHNEKAAKVLILKKATEYVSSLDREERRLQQEKVRLQARRQQLMRRLEQARTR
- the mycn gene encoding N-myc protein isoform X2 yields the protein MPAVVSKNSDMEFDSLQPCFYPDEDDFYFCGPDSAPPGEDIWKKFELLPTPPLSPSRAALPGEPAAAPPEADLLGFGLGDPLDWASELLLLPEDDIWGASDDLDLFGSALDTNPNSIILQDCMWSGFSAREKLERAVTEKLGKAITSATATVTAPAPATTATAVAAAAGRRDVCVKAPEAVSRNAASECVDPAVVFPFPVNKKSGSGDSNAGLSASTTHGSAHSDSEDEEEEEEEDDDDDDEEEDDDDDDEEEEEEIDVVTVEKRRSTISKASAVASRSQDQRGAASGSGAAGRFVSRAPQELILKRSSVHQHQHNYAAPSPYTSDDDPAPPPKKQRTSDAPRPPTRTASSSSSCGSVASGPRSKRSYSGDSSPRGGSDSEDSERRRNHNILERQRRNDLRSSFLTLRDHVPELAHNEKAAKVLILKKATEYVSSLDREERRLQQEKVRLQARRQQLMRRLEQARTR